The sequence GGTCTCGTAGCGGGTCCCCACCAGCAGGTTGGCGAAGACGAACTCGCCGAAGAGGAAGGAGAACGACAGGAACAGCGACACCATCAGGCCGTTGCGCAGGTTCGGCAGCACCACCAGGAAGGCCGCTTTCCAGGTGCTGGCACCCAGAAGCTGGGCGGCGTCCATCAGGTCACGCAGGTTGATCGCCTGCAGGTTGTTGGTGATGGCGCGGTACATGAAGGGCAGGGCCACGGTGAAGTAGCAGCCGATCAGGATCCAGGGCGTGCCGACCATGGCCAGCGGCCCCGAACCGTAGACTTGCAGCAGCCCTACCGAGGACACCACCGGCGGCACCGCGAAGGGCAGCAGGATGAGGATGTTCATCAGGGCATCGAGCCTGGGGAAGTGGTAGTTCACCACGAACAGCAGCGGCAGGATCAGCACCACCGACAGCGCCAGCGCGCCGAAGCACACCAGCAGCGACTGGCCGAAGGCGGTGAGAAAGCGCGTGTCGCTCCACAGCGCCAGGTACCACTTGAGGGTCAGGCCGTCGGGGAGGATGGTCGCCGACCAACTGGTGGAGAGCGAGTAGAGCAGGGTGCCGGCGAGCGGCAGCAGGAGGATCAGGAACAGCAGCCAGACCACCACGCGGTGATAGAGGCCGCCGCGCCCGGATTCAGCGCGCGACATGGTAGCTCCTCTTCAACAGCCACTGATGAACCACGGTGATCAGCGCCATCAGGCCCACCAGCACCATCGCCAGGGCGCTGGCCAGGTTGGGGTTGAGGGCGATGTCGCCGGCCACCATGGCGGCGATGCGGATGGTCATCACGTTGAAGTTGCCGGTGGTCAGGGCGTAGACCGTGGCGTAGGCGCCGAGGGCGTTGGCCAGCAGGATGACGAAGGTGCCGAGCAGGGCAGGGGTCAGCACCGGCAGGCCGATGTGCCGCCAGAACTGCCAGGGGCTGGCGCCGAGCAGTGCGGCGGACTCGCGCCAGTCCTCGCGCAGGGCGTCGAAGGCCGGGTAGAGCAGCAGCACCCCCAGGGGAATCTGGAAGTAGGTGTAGAGCACGATCAGGCCGGTCTTGGAGTAGAGGTTGAAGTCCTCGATCACCCCGGCCTGTTTGAGCAGGATGGTCAGCGCGCCGTTGAAGCCCAGCAGGATGATGAAGGCGAAGGCCAGGGGCACGCCGGCGAAGTTGCTGGTCATGTTGGAGAACGCCATGACGAAGTCCCGCAGCTTCGAGTCCACCCGGTGCAGCGAGTAACTGCCGATCACCGCGACCACTATGCCGATCAGGCTCGACCAGAAGGCTATCTGCAGGCTGTGCTTGATGGCCTGCAGATAGAACCTGGAGCCGAACACCTTGCTGTAGTTGGCAAGTCCCCAGCCCTCGGGACTGTTCAGGCTGTTGAGGGCGACCCAGGCCAGCGGCGCGATCTGGAAGGCGATGAAGAACAGCGCGAAGGGCAACAGGCACAGCAGTGCCAGCCATCTGCCCCGGTTGGATGACTTCACTTCAACAGCTCCCGGCAGAAGGTCTTGTCGTGGGAAGCCCCGAGCAGCTCGCAGACCGTTCCGCAGAGTTCGGTCTGCTTCGGCTGCGCGTTGGCATCCAGGCTGAAGGCGTCGCCGAGGACGAACAGCGGCACCTCGCGCTCCTCGGGGAGCAGGCCGTTGTGGGAACGGTCGTTGTTCATGCCATGGTCGGCGGTCACCAGCACCTGGTAGCCGGCGTCGAGCCAGCGTTGCAGGTACTCGGCCAGGAGGATGTCGGCCACCCGCGCGCTGTTGCGGTACTGCGGGGAATCCAGACCGTGCTTGTGGCCGGCGTCGTCCACGTTCATCGGATGCACCAGGAGGAAGTCCGGGTCGTGGCGCAGGCGCAGGCTTTCGGCGTCGGCGAACAGGTGCGAGTCCGGGTAGTGGTCGGCGTAGTAGAAGTGGCCGTGCTGGATCGGCAGGCCGGGTGCCTCGGTGTGACGGTCGCGGGCGGCCACGAAGGGCGATGCGTTGTACAGCTCGCTGACCCAGTGGTACGCCGCCGCGGCAGTGGACAGGCCGGCGGCGCTGGCGTAGTGGAAGATGCTGCGCTCCCTCGACAGGCGCGAGACGTCGTTGTGGACGATGCCGCTGGTGATCGGCGGCACCCCTGTGAGGATGCATTCGTAGAGTGGCCGGGACAGCGCCGGCAGTTCGCACTGGAGCTTGTACAGCACGGCGCGGCCGGCGCCGCAGTAGGCCAGCAGGTGGCCCAGCGCATGCCGGGCCACCTCGTAGTTCAGGCCATCCAGCAGAACGAGGATGACTTTGCGTTTCATCATTCTCTCCAAAAGCCGTTCAAGCTCTCGGCGAGCGCAGCTCAGGCAAGGCGAACGCGGGCGAGGAAGCGGAGTTTACGACTGTAAAATCGCATTACTCGTTCTACTCGCCCTTTCGGGCCGCCCAGAGGGCGTTCAGCGACAAGTCGCTGTCCGAGCCCGCGTTCAACACAGCATGAGCAAGCGCAGCCAGAGATTGGGCGGCTTTTATTCCATTTCGATGATTACGTGCTCTTGCCACAGCTGCGGCAGCGCCTTGGAGGTGTTTTCC is a genomic window of Pseudomonas resinovorans NBRC 106553 containing:
- a CDS encoding ABC transporter permease codes for the protein MSRAESGRGGLYHRVVVWLLFLILLLPLAGTLLYSLSTSWSATILPDGLTLKWYLALWSDTRFLTAFGQSLLVCFGALALSVVLILPLLFVVNYHFPRLDALMNILILLPFAVPPVVSSVGLLQVYGSGPLAMVGTPWILIGCYFTVALPFMYRAITNNLQAINLRDLMDAAQLLGASTWKAAFLVVLPNLRNGLMVSLFLSFSFLFGEFVFANLLVGTRYETLQVYLNNMRNSSGHFNSALVISYFFFVLLFTWAANRLNKDKA
- a CDS encoding ABC transporter permease subunit, with protein sequence MKSSNRGRWLALLCLLPFALFFIAFQIAPLAWVALNSLNSPEGWGLANYSKVFGSRFYLQAIKHSLQIAFWSSLIGIVVAVIGSYSLHRVDSKLRDFVMAFSNMTSNFAGVPLAFAFIILLGFNGALTILLKQAGVIEDFNLYSKTGLIVLYTYFQIPLGVLLLYPAFDALREDWRESAALLGASPWQFWRHIGLPVLTPALLGTFVILLANALGAYATVYALTTGNFNVMTIRIAAMVAGDIALNPNLASALAMVLVGLMALITVVHQWLLKRSYHVAR
- a CDS encoding alkaline phosphatase family protein — encoded protein: MKRKVILVLLDGLNYEVARHALGHLLAYCGAGRAVLYKLQCELPALSRPLYECILTGVPPITSGIVHNDVSRLSRERSIFHYASAAGLSTAAAAYHWVSELYNASPFVAARDRHTEAPGLPIQHGHFYYADHYPDSHLFADAESLRLRHDPDFLLVHPMNVDDAGHKHGLDSPQYRNSARVADILLAEYLQRWLDAGYQVLVTADHGMNNDRSHNGLLPEEREVPLFVLGDAFSLDANAQPKQTELCGTVCELLGASHDKTFCRELLK